The DNA sequence GCGCTGATCACGCTGGTCGGCGGTGTGGTCACCGCCCTGGTCGTCCGGGTGCTCACCGGTGACCGGCGGCTGCGCACGGCCGCGGCCATCGGCGTCGTGGTCGGCGTGGGGCTGCTCACCAAGGTCATGGCGGCGTTCCTGCTGCCCGTCGTGGCGCTCGCCTACCTGATCGGGCCGGGCGGCGCGCTCGGGGCGGGCACGCGCGGGCGCGGGCGCGCGCTGGGCGGCGACGTCGTGCGCGTGCTGGCCAGCGGCGGCGCGGCGCTCGCCGTCGGCGGCTGGTGGTGGGTGCGCAACCTCGTCATCTACGGCACAGTGCAGCCGGTCGGCATCGAACGCGACCTGCAGGGGATGGTCCCCGAGGGCGTGGTCGCCTACACGGTCCAGGCGTGGCGGCGCCTGTCGCGCTCGTTCTTCGGCGACCTCGGCTGGCTCGACCTGCGCACGCCGCAGGGCTTTTGGATGACCGCCACCGTGGTGCTGCTGGCCCTCGGCGTCGTGGCGTTGACCGCGCGCCGGACCTGGCGTCCGGCGCTCGTCCTGGTGGCTCTGCCCACCACCCTGACCGTCGCGATCCTCTACAACGGGTGGTCGTACTACCAGCAGCACGGGCTGCTGGTCGGTCACCAGGGCCGCTACCTGTTCGGCGGGCTCGCGGCGCTCGCCGTGATCGTGGCCGTCGCGGTGCGCCGCCTGGTGGGCGGATCCGAGGCGCGGGTGCGCGCGGCCGTGCCCGTGGCGCTCGCGGCGGGTCTCGCGGTGACCTGCTACGGGCTGTGGTTCGCGTTCCGGGGCTTCTACCGGCCCGACGGCTGGCCGCTGGGCGCCGCGTTCGACCGCTGGGAGCTGCTCAGCCCGGTCGGCGCCGGCTGGCTGGTCGCGGTCCCCGCGCTCACCGCGGCCGTGGCGCTGGCCGCGGTGAGCGCCGCGGTGCGTCTCACGCTGCCGCGTCGGCGCGCTCAG is a window from the Xylanimonas ulmi genome containing:
- a CDS encoding DUF2142 domain-containing protein, producing MAPVGARTTERGAARRLDVLLTLLVVAVAATWALLTPPLRAPDEPQHLNSVLRVAHGGGWPKPGDAVLAPVVQQARLDVALATDLPGRYVDRAATPQFADADIVPAAERARTDATTALPHGPAAEPDDVDQMSQHPPLYYALGAGVLHATGLADGRWDLQLLALRLLDVALLAPLVPLAAWSARRLTGSTAAGALAATFPLFSPQVGHILGAVNNDALITLVGGVVTALVVRVLTGDRRLRTAAAIGVVVGVGLLTKVMAAFLLPVVALAYLIGPGGALGAGTRGRGRALGGDVVRVLASGGAALAVGGWWWVRNLVIYGTVQPVGIERDLQGMVPEGVVAYTVQAWRRLSRSFFGDLGWLDLRTPQGFWMTATVVLLALGVVALTARRTWRPALVLVALPTTLTVAILYNGWSYYQQHGLLVGHQGRYLFGGLAALAVIVAVAVRRLVGGSEARVRAAVPVALAAGLAVTCYGLWFAFRGFYRPDGWPLGAAFDRWELLSPVGAGWLVAVPALTAAVALAAVSAAVRLTLPRRRAQL